CACCCCTTCTTCCCACAGCTGTGTTTGtaacatacatttgtttaaatttgTAAAGTGATACGGTTTAGTAGGCTTCGTAACACATACTACATCTAAgcacattttttacatataattCATTTTGGTAGCACATATATGAAATCAGTGTCAGAGATTTCCTTATAATATGTTACATAGTCTACTGAGACCATGTTGGAAAGGCTGCAAAATTACAAGTGGCACACTAAAAAGCTGGCCGGTTTATCTACTGTTTCCttgctggatttttttgttcacTTTGCTCTGGCTAGTGGATGTTCTTGTGTTGTTGGTGTACAACAAGTGACAAGTGATCACAGATGATTCAAGTAGCTGTTCTACCTCATACTGAACTGTGTACATTGCTGCCTGTGTCCTCTGGTCCTCAGAGGTACCCTGTCCTCTATTGTCTTGGTGTCTGGGAGATAAGGACCAAGAAGTGATGAGGACAGTCTGGCCTCTTCTGGCTGCAGGGCTGTTCTCGACTCTGTCCCAGGTGGCTCTAGTCCGAGGCTGTCCAGACTCCTGTGAGGAATGCTCAGGGCCTCAGAATGATCTGTGTCTGGTGTGCCAAACCGGCTGGACCCTCCATGACAACGAATGTGTAGGtgagaatgagtgtgtgtgtgtgtgtgtgtgtttatcagaTGAAAGAAAAGTGGCATCACCATATGTCTCAGAAACCTCAATCTAAGTATGTGTAATGCTTTAGGTTGTAACCATACTGCACTTAAGCAAGAAAGCACGAGTGGTTGTGGTATGTGTACAACATGCCACGACTGAGGGCTGTTCTTTGACCAGCTGCAACGTATAGTGCCTGGACACTGCTCAACCCTGGTATATACCAccccctttccaaaacagttgggacgctgtgtaaaatgtaaagaaaaacagaccgCAATAAGTTGCAAATCctttattcaatagaaaatagtacaaagacaaagtatcaaatgttgaaactgagaaatgttattgtttcttgaaaaatgtatgtccactttgaatttgatgccagctgTTGTGCACTGGCGacataccacaccccctcgtgccttattgGTTGCATATGACACAGCTTTTacccaatcagcattcagagtTCAAACCAGTTTATAATGGTTCTGTTCCGTTGCTGTAACAACTCTTGTTCCAGACATAGATGAGTGCGGCACAGAGCTGGGACCGTGTCCCCCCAACATGTACTGCTTCAACACAGAAGGCAACTATCAGTGTAGAGGTCAGTGCTGCTGCCCCAGGTGAAAGGTTCTGAACTCACATTCTCCTCGGACATCTCTCCTCTTTCATCAGCTAATCACAAATTGATACACTGATTTTTAAGAGTGTTAGATATCATTGTAACTATGTGAAGATTATAGTTTTTTCTAGTCTTTTCCAATatattgttttctctttttctggttttaacTAGGAGGGGGTTCATTAATTTAGATCTCTGAAGCAGACCTGTTCAAAATAAGTGTGAGCTGTTGATTTGGGTGGTGCCGTCTATTTTTAGATTAAAGATTTATACAGTTGTTATTTGTTGTAAAAGTGGATGTGAgtgatatgtttttatatagatAGATGTGGTTGATATGTCTGaatgggtgacaaattaaaggaataTTTAATATCAACACATTAAAACTAGTTAGGGCAGTAATGATCAATCACTGACAGTGTGGGCTCAATATTTTTCTTCCCATGTAattttgatgatggtgttgatcTATCTCACACTTCAGTCCAAAATCATATGTGTTCAGTTGGgtggagatctggtgactgtgaaggccatagcgtaagataaaaaaaaaaaatcatactcATCTAACCATTCGGTGACCCCTCATTCCCTCTGGACGGGGCGTTGTCCTCCTGGAAGAGACCCGATAAGGAACCTTCTTTCAAAGGAActtagatcctttcctcttgcaaTCTTGGTCAAGGTCTAGTGGGCCCGCCACCAAGCCTAATAGAATGTTAATTGCATCATATGGTACATGTGTATGGAGGCATCTGCTTCATACAGATACTCATTTAATCAGGTTTTtgctttaatttgtcacccgtctggATTCATAAAAAGATGGATGTGATTATGTATTGGTAAAGATGGATCATGTGAGTGTTAGAGatagtaaattacaaattgtcaCATAACATTTAGCTAGATATTGTTTATCAATTCGTCCATAAAAACTATAGGAACAGTTTATAGAATTCCACACGAATTGGCACGTATAGCTTGTTGTTGTCCAATTACAATGTTATCAGATTGGCACTAGACTGCATTCATTCTAGCGCCTCAGTGTACCATGTTATTTAGAGATATCTGGGTAATCAACAGAAGattgaatacaaataaaatgtcatgataAATAACAAGTAATGCTTCAGTTAACCTGGCCAGTGTGAGTGGTCTTGATTGCTATTTTTCTCCTGTTCTGTACTTTTGGTAGTATGAAGTGATACATTTGATGTTACTGGTATGTATCGATAAAGATGATGTGAGTGGTATGTGGTAATAGTAATCAATGTGAGTGGTATGTCTTGATAAAGATGATGTGAGCAGTTTGTGTTGATGAAAATAGATGTGAATGGTATGCATTGATTAATTTGTTGTGCGGTCTTCCTGCAGGCTGTGACAAGGCCTGTGTGGGCTGCATGGGCACTGGGCCAGCCCGCTGCAGGAAGTGTGCAACCGGCTACAGACTGACAGGAGCCAAATGTTTAGGTTagtggggaagtgtgtgtggagggaCTGTGTTTACGATCTGTGTcagtccctctgtctttctgtattgACCCCTTTCACCcaatatataataattactGCAGTAGGGTTACCTCTCTCATTTAATAGCGAATGCAGTAGGTTAATCTTTCTTAGATAAATCCACTGCATTCATTATTATATGTCATATTAGTGAATGCAGTATGTGTAAGTTTCTTCTATAATAATGAATGCATTAATGAATGaatcaccccccaccccccctctcaTATAATAATATATGCAGTAGGTTTGCTGCTCTCTCATAATAATGAATGCGATACGTTTACCTCTCTCTCAGATGTAGATGAGTGCAGTGAGCATGTTCTGGCATGTCCAGGCCTGGACAAGATCTGTACCAATGTGGAGGGCTCTTTTCGCTGTGACTGTGCTGAAGGCTTCACACTCAAGGACAACATCTGTGTGCAGAAACGGCTTCACGGAGGTAAGGGACCTCTCCACTCCAactaaacaacaacacacacgcatgctAACCAAAAACCCTCATTAACTGCTCACATGTCTACCTTTTCATAATACCTTTTCAGATTTCGATATTTTAGTGCCCCTACATATAGTGTATTAACAGTGTAATCACTGTTTCAGACCGTCTTCTCCATATTTTGTAAAATTATAGACataatttattgatttttttCCCATTCATCTACACAGAATATGCCATAATTATGAAATGagaacattttttaaaatttgtTCCACTTTATTGAACAGTGAAAAATATGTGAAATATGAAATCTACAGTCAACTCAAGTATTGGCGCTCTTCATTAAAATTGAACAAAGCTGAAggcaaaacatgttttgggtCTCAAACATTAGGGtgtacctttatttcaacaacatttctggtcaggattgagggaaggatgaatggagtaaaatacagagaggtccttaaagagaacctgatccagagcgcaCAGGCTCTCAGACTGAGaagaagattaatctttcagcacaacaatgactgGAATTACACAGCCAAGATTATACTGGAGTGGTGTTAATGCTGGGAGACGCATTGCCAAGAAGACGTgctttctccctttttctctcactctcttcctcttctctctgtcacctctgtctctctcatctctgtccCCCACAGGTGGGGGCGAGAAAGGTCTGTTCGAGGACATCCAGGATGAAGAGGTGGAGGTTCTTCAGCAGATGTTCTTTGGGGTGCTGCTCTGTGCTCTGGCCACCCTGGCTGCCAAAGGAGACATGGTGTTCACCTCCATCTTTATGGGTGGAGTGGCGGCCATGGCTGGATACTGGCTCTCAGACAGGGGGAACCGTGCATTGGACAGCTTCTTGAAGGGGCATTAGAGAAACCCAGCTCAGGACTTATTTGCCTTTTGGAGTGTACGTGTGTCTAATGTAGGACTTATTATCCTGTAAAGAGGTATATCCATCTACACTAGCACTTATCCTGTTGGGGGTAGATGTATCTACACTAGCACTTATCCTGTTGGGGGTATATGTATCTACAGTAGGACTTATTATCCCATTGGGGTATATGTATCTATTGTAGGACTTATTATCCCATTGGGGTATATGTATCTATTGTAGGACTTATTATCCTATTGGGATATATTTATGTACTGTAGGACATATTTTCCTATTGgggtatacagtatctcaccgaagtgagtacacccctcacatttttgcaaataattgATTATATTTTGTCATGGTTTGATGAATTTGTCATGTttgtcatgtgacaacactgaggaaatgacactttgctacaatgaaaAGTATTGATTGTACAGCTTCTATGACAGtataacattttcacttaggggtgtaaacacttctgttgccagcggtttagacattaatggctgtgtgttgagttattttgaggagacagcaaatgtacactgttatacaagatgtGCACtcattactgtacattgtagcaaagtgtcatttcctcagtgctGTCacgtgaaaagatataatcaaatatttgccaaaatgtgaggggtgtactcacttcggtgagatactgtatgtatcaaCAGTAGGACTTATTATTCTGTTGGTGGTTATACAATGCCCTCCTTATTTCTATGTACTCATGAACAAGAAAGGCTATAACTATCGGAGTTAACACACAATATAGTGTTGAAGTGATAATTGTGTTTATTAAAGGAAAACCGTTAACCAACACCAACTGGCCTTGTGCAAACCGTCAACCGATTGTATTAGGTCCTGCCATCGTATCTCAATGGGGTTCTAGTCAAGactttgactaggccactccaaagCTTTGCAATTCTCCCAtgaattacagtggggagaacaagtatttgatacactgccgattttgcaggttttcctacttgcaaagcatgtagaagtctgtaatatttatcataggtactcttctactgtgagtgacggaatctaaaacaaaaatccagaaaatcacattctatgatttttaagtaattcattttcattttattgcatgacataagtatttgatacattagaaaagcagaacttaatatttggtacagaaaccgttgtttgcaattacagagaatgcgtttcctgtagttcttgaccaggtttgcacacacagcagcacggattttggcccacttctccatgcagaccttctccagatccttcaggtttcgggctttcgctgggcaatacagactttcagctccctccaaagcttttctattgggttcaggtctggggactggctaggcctctccaggaccttgagatgcttcttatggagccactccttagttgccctggctgtgtgtttcgggttgtagtcatgctggaagaccc
This sequence is a window from Esox lucius isolate fEsoLuc1 chromosome 17, fEsoLuc1.pri, whole genome shotgun sequence. Protein-coding genes within it:
- the LOC105028122 gene encoding protein disulfide isomerase Creld1 isoform X1, with translation MRTVWPLLAAGLFSTLSQVALVRGCPDSCEECSGPQNDLCLVCQTGWTLHDNECVDIDECGTELGPCPPNMYCFNTEGNYQCRGCDKACVGCMGTGPARCRKCATGYRLTGAKCLDVDECSEHVLACPGLDKICTNVEGSFRCDCAEGFTLKDNICVQKRLHGGGGEKGLFEDIQDEEVEVLQQMFFGVLLCALATLAAKGDMVFTSIFMGGVAAMAGYWLSDRGNRALDSFLKGH
- the LOC105028122 gene encoding protein disulfide isomerase Creld1 isoform X2; amino-acid sequence: MYIDECGTELGPCPPNMYCFNTEGNYQCRGCDKACVGCMGTGPARCRKCATGYRLTGAKCLDVDECSEHVLACPGLDKICTNVEGSFRCDCAEGFTLKDNICVQKRLHGGGGEKGLFEDIQDEEVEVLQQMFFGVLLCALATLAAKGDMVFTSIFMGGVAAMAGYWLSDRGNRALDSFLKGH